Proteins encoded together in one Lathyrus oleraceus cultivar Zhongwan6 chromosome 5, CAAS_Psat_ZW6_1.0, whole genome shotgun sequence window:
- the LOC127081061 gene encoding uncharacterized protein LOC127081061, with product MNPERKNIHNYKFVEPQLAVLRGLGARLDLGHKDDFKEACGNFLGILNTEVNITVVHTLVQFYDPPLICFTFQDYQLAPTLEEYSHILGIKIKNQVSYVRTKELPKYQDLAEALHMGKKEIELNLKPRGGIHGFNSKFLVDKAIAFAEAGSWMTFNANLALLIYGGVLFPNMEEFVDLATIHIFLTHNPIPTLLADTYYSIHVRTQKKKETIVSCTPLLYRWFILHLPSKGPFVENKENLKWSQQIMSLKAEDIPWYSRVYDGIKLILNCGDFPNVPLLGVEEPKLIKNIVKAWGSIRLQGRAEIGKKNCIAMESYTSWVKSRDSEILLSFPPEPSMNVQPLEPKNHPNPEVGELKNVIKTLEKENVDLKSRLGKISFEKETLTFNLNQKRDRVRQADDKVQIEVFKRLKVGDTLKGTYASLTTKKKQLAEAQYRASKAEIEHMEQTKKLQSLLEACKKELKDEKSRTK from the exons AGTTTGTGGAACCTCAGTTGGCTGTATTGAGAGGACTTGGGGCACGTTTAGATCTGGGACACAAAGATGACTTCAAGGAAGCTTGTGGTAACTTTTTGGGCATTCTGAACACTGAAGTCAACATCACTGTTGTGCACACTctggtgcaattctatgatccacCACTGATATGCTTTactttccaagattaccagttgGCGCCTACTTTGGAAGAGTACTCACATATTCTGGGTATTAAGATCAAGAACCAGGTGTCCTACGTTCGCACTAAGGAACTTCCTAAATATCAAGACCTTGCTGAAGCTCTACACATGGGAAAGAAGGAAATAGAACTGAACCTGAAGCCCAGGGGTGGAATCCATGGCTTCAACTCTAAGTTTCTAGTGGACAAAGCTATTGCATTCGCCGAAGCTGGGAGTTGGATGACCTTCAACGCCAATCTAGCTTTACTTATCTATGGGGGCGTATTGTTTCCAAATATGGAGGAATTCGTAGACTTGGCTACTATTCATATCTTCCTGACTCATAATCCTATTCCTACTCTTCTCGCTGATACTTACTACTCCATCCATGTGAGGACTCAGAAGAAGAAAGAGACTATCGTTTCCTGTACCCCTTTGTTGTATAGATGGTTTATTTTGCATCTACCCAGCAAAGGCCCTTTTGTTGAGAACAAGGAAAACTTGAAGTGGTCCCAACAGATCATGTCCTTAAAAGCTGAAGATATTCCTTGGTATTCTCGAGTTTACGATGGTATCAAGCTCATCCTCAACTGTGGGGATtttcctaatgtacctcttcttg GGGTCGAAGAGCCAAAGTTGATCAAGAATATTGTCAAGGCTTGGGGATCGATTCGTCTTCAAGGAAGAGCAGAGATAGGTAAAAAGAATTGTATCGCTATGGAATCTTACACTAGTTGGGTCAAGAGTAGAGATAGTGAGATTTTGTTGTCATTCCCGCCCGAACCGTCCATGAACGTCCAGCCTCTCGAGCCAAAGAACCATCCAAATCCCGAAGTCGGTGAATTGAAGAATGTTATCAAGACCCTAGAGAAAGAGAATGTTGATCTCAAATCTAGGCTTGGTAAGATCTCTTTTGAGAAAGAAACCTTGACGTTCAATCTGAATCAGAAGAGAGACCGAGTTCGTCAAGCAGATGACAAGGTACAGATAGAGGTTTTCAAAAGACTCAAAGTGGGTGACACCCTCAAAGGGACTTACGCTAGCCTGACAACCAAAAAGAAGCAATTAGCCGAAGCTCAATACAGAGCCAGCAAAGCGGAAATTGAACACATGGAACAAACCAAGAAACTCCAAAGTCTGTTAGAAGCTTGTAAGaaagagttgaaggatgagaAAAGCCGCACCAAATAG
- the LOC127081062 gene encoding uncharacterized protein LOC127081062 has translation MDKINCKSRFLINQAEDDSEEDCELPAELARLLEHEKKEIQPYKEPVDVINLGSETDKKEVKVGASLTEHVHSELVDLLREYVNVFGWSYQNMPGLDTSIVEHHLSLKPEYPPVKQKLRRTRPDMALKINEEVKKQLDAGFLAISEYPQWVANIVSVLKKDGKVRMCVDYRDLNRMDPIKYIFEKPAVTGRISRWQMLLTEYDIQDFTMSGFEVSSEEGPEPGSQWTLVFDGASNAQGHGIGVAITSPTGFHLSFTARLCFECTNNMAEYEACIYDLEAKIDLRIKILEVFGDSALVISQVKGDWGTRDSKLIPYKEHIRKLIPYFDEISFHHIFKEENQLADTLATLASMFKVKWKNEAPSIQIDHLDEPAHCLAIEADPDDKPWFYELKTFLEKQRYPEGISITDKKALRRLSSRFFLNGDVLYKTNYDSVLLRCMDRHEASTIIKSIHEGCEGVHVKGPAMAKKILQAGYCWTTMEVDCYNFVKRCHKCQIYGDKIFVPPTPLNVMMSPWPFSMWGIHMLGMIEPKASNVHRFILVAIDYCTKWVEATSYSNVTRQLLTRFIKKEMICRYGIPSNIITDNASNLNNTMMKELTSIRTSTGVTPYSLVYGMEVVLPVEVQIPSQRLIMEADLDEAE, from the exons ATGGATAAAATCAACTGTAAATCTAGATTTCTAATCAACCAAGCTGAAGACgacagtgaggaagattgtgaattaccAGCTGAGCTAGCACGGCTCCTTGAGCACGAAAAGAAAGAGATTCAGCCATACAAAGAACCAGTGGATGTCATTAACTTGGGTTCTGAAACTGACAAAAAAGAGGTAAAAGTTGGGGCATCTCTTACCGAGCATGTACACTCCGAGTTGGTAGACTTGTTGCGTGAATATGTTAACGTCTTCGGTTGGTCGTATCAAAATATGCCAGGATTAGACACCAGCATTGTTGAACATCACCTGTCACTCAAGCCTGAATACCCTCCAGTCAAACAAAAGCTCAGAAGGACTAGACCCGATATGGCACTCAAGATCAATGAAGAGGTTAAGAAACAGCTAGACGCTGGCTTCTTAGCCATTTctgaatatccgcagtgggttGCTAATATCGTTTCAGTTCTAAAGAAagatggcaaagtcagaatgtgtgtagactatcgAGACCTTAATAGA atggatccgataAAGTATATATTCGAAAAGCCTGCTGTTACTGGTAGAATTTCCCGGTGGCAAATGTTGTTAACCGAGTATGATATACA AGACTTCACTATGTCAGGCTTCGAGGTAAGCTCTGAGGAAGGCCCTGAACCAGGATCGCaatggacgctcgtgttcgacgGTGCTTCCAATGCTCAAGGCCATGGTATAGGTGTTGCTATCACTTCTCCAACTGGTTTCCACCTTTCGTTTACCGCTAGATTGTgttttgaatgcaccaacaatatggcagaatatgaggcATGTATCTACGATTTAGAGGCGAAAATCGACTTGAGGATCAAGATTCTTGAGGTATTTGgtgattcagctctggtaatcagtCAGGTGAAAGGTGATTGGGGGACTCGGGACAGCAAGTTGATACCTTATAAAGAGCACATCAGAAAACTGATACCTTATTTTGATGAAATCTCTTTTCATCATATTTTTAAGGAGGAAAATCAATTAGCAGACACTCTAGCCACGTTGGCATCTATGTTCAAggtcaaatggaagaatgaagcaccatcCATCCAGATTGACCACTTAGACGAACCAGCACATTGTCTAGCAATTGAGGCTGATCCTGACGATAAGCCTTGGTTCTATGAATTAAAAACATTTCTGGAGAAACAGCGATATCCCGAGGGTATATCCATAACCGATAAGAAAGCTCTGAGAAGACTCTCTTCCAGGTTCTTCCTAAATGGTGATGTACTATACAAAACGAATTATGATTCTGTactgctcagatgcatggatagacacgaagctagTACAATCATAAAGTCCATACACGAAGGTTGCGAGGGTGTACATGTAAAGGGTCCTgctatggccaagaagatcctTCAGGCTGGTTATTGTTGGACGACAATGGAGGTTGATTGCTACAATTTTGTGAAAAGATGCCATAAGTGCCAGATATATGGTGACAAGATCTTTGTGCCACCAACTCCATTGAATGTTATGATGTCTCCATGGcctttttctatgtggggcatccATATGCTTGGGATGATAGAGCCCAAAGCTTCCAATGTACATCGATTCATCCTAGTCGCTATCGATTACTGCACGAAATGGGTCGAAGCTACTTCATATTCTAATGTCACTCGACAACTGCTTactcggtttatcaagaaagagatgATCTGTCGCTATGGGATACCTAGTAATATCATCACTGACAATGCCAGTAACCTTAACAACACTATGATGAAGGAGTT AACCTCAATCCGCACATCCACTGGGGTAACTCCATactcattggtatatgggatggaggttGTCTTACCAGTTGAAGTCCAGATTCCTTCACAAAGACTCATCATGGAAGCTGATCTTGATGAAGCTGAATAG
- the LOC127081063 gene encoding uncharacterized protein LOC127081063: MVVKDAETPEFAEGPETDERWTLMFDGASNVIGHGIGEVLISPKNFHLPFTTKLCFTCTNNMVEYEAYILGLEEAIEFKIKILEVFGDSALVIHQIRGEWETRHANLIPYRDYVLKLLPKFDKITFSHIPREKNQMEDALVILDSMYKLIWPNHQPNI; the protein is encoded by the coding sequence ATGGTTGTCAAGGACGCTGAAACTCCTGAATTTGCGGAGGGACCTGAAACAGATGAACGTTGGACTCTCATGTTCGACGGTGCTTCAAATGTAATAGGTCATGGAATCGGGGAAGTGCTGATATCTCCCAAGAATTTTCATTTACCATTCACTACAAAGCTTTGCTTCACCTGCACGAACAacatggttgagtatgaagcctACATATTAGGGCtagaagaagctattgagttCAAGATCAAAATCCTTGAGGTATTCGGAGACTCCGCTCTAGTGATACATCAAATCAGAGGTGAGTGGGAAACGAGACATGCTaatttaattccataccgggattatgtGCTGAAGTTACTCCCAAAGTTTGACAAgatcactttctctcatattcctcgagaaaAGAATCAGATGGAAGATGCTTTGGTAATCTTGGATTCCATGTACAAATTAATATGGCCTAACCATCAGCCTAATATTTAA